CGGTGTACGCGTACATGTTCGGCGTCCAGGTGGAGGAGACGGCGGAGCCGGTCCCCTTGTTGAGGATCAGCGGCTCGGTGAACAGCTGGAGCGAGCCGATGATCGTGAACAGGGCGACCATCGCGACCGAGGCGCGGATCAGCGGCACCTTGATGGAGAAGGCGATCCGCCAGGCCCCCGCGCCGTCCACCGTGGCCGCTTCGAGTACGGAACGGTCCACGGCCTGGAGGGCGGCGTAGAAGATCACCATGTTGTAGCCGAGCCATTCCCACAGCGCGATGTTGACGATGGAGGGGAGGGCGCCTTCGGAGGAGAAGAAGTCGAAGCCGATTCCCCCGGACTCCATGGCGCTGACCACCGGGCTGAGCTGGGGTGTGTAGAGGTAGACCCAGATCAGCGCGGCGATGATGCCCGGCACGGCATGCGGGAGGAAGAGCGCGAGCTGGAAGAACCTGCGGGCGCGGGCGAGTGTGGAGTCCAGCAGCAGGGCGAGCGCGAGGGCTCCGACGAGCAGCAGCGGAATGTAGAAGAGGCAGTATCCGAGCAGGACGACGAAGCCCTCGCGGAAGGCCCGGTCACCCAGCGCCGCCGCGTAGTTGTCGAGGCCGCTGAAGACGGTCTCGGTACCGCCGAAGCCCAGTCCGGACTGCTTCTCGGTGAACAGGCTGAGCCAGACCGCGTAACCGATCGGCACCACCATGACCACGGTGAACAGTGCGAAGAACGGGCCCAGCAGGACGGCGGCGGCTCTGGTTGTCCGGGCGCGCTTCATCAGCCGGCGTCCTCGACCTTCAGGCCGCGCTTCTTGAGCTCGGCGACCGTGGCGTCGTGGCCCGCCTTCACCGCTTCGGTGAGGGTCGTGTCCCCGCTCGCGACCTTGCCGAACTGGTCCTTGATGATCGTGTTGGAGGTGCCGGTCGTCGGGCCCCAGGCCCAGTCGGGCCGGATGGACGTCGCGGCGCCCTCGAAGACCTGGTAGATGTCCTCGCCGCCGTAGTAGCTCGCGTCGAACGCGGCCTTCGCCACCGGGCGCAGCTCGGCCGCTGCCGGGAAGGCGCTTGACGTGCCGGATGCGATACGGGCCTTGATGCCTTCCGGTGTGGTGGACATCCAGGTGGCGAACTCGACGGCCGCCTCGGCCTTCTTGCTGTTCTTCGACACGGCGAAGGTGGACCCGCCGAGCATGCCGCTCGCCGGGGTGCCGTCCCAGCTCGGCATCGGCGCGACCGCCCACTTGCCGCTCTGCTCGGGCAGCGTGCCCTTCAGGACACCGGCGCCCCAGGCGGCTCCGAGGTAGCCGACCGTGCCGCCGCTCTTGAGGGAGTTGGTCCACTCCGGGCTGAACGAGGCGTTGGCCCGGATCAGGTCGTCGTCGAGCAGGCCCTGCCAGTAGTCGGCGGTCCTGGTGGTCGCCGCGTCGGTGGTGTTCACCTTCCAGGTGTCGCCCTCGGCCTTGTACCACTGGGCCCCCGCCTGCCAGGCCATCGCCTGGAAGGTGGTCGGGTCGTCGGGGAAGAAGGTGCCGATGCGGGCCTTCTTGTCGGCCTTCTTGACCTTCTCGGCCGCCTTGCGGAAGTCGTCCCAGGTCTTGGGGACCTCGACGCCGTACTTCTTGAACAGGTCCTGCCGGTAGTAGAACGCCTGCGGCGAGGCGTCGAACGGGACGGCCCAGTTCTTGCCGCCGAGCGTGGTCAGTTCGACCGCCTGCGGCAGCAGCTTCTTCTTGATGTCGTCCGTGACGTACGCGCTGATGTCCTGGACCGAGCCCTGGCTGACGAATTCGGGCAGCTGCGGGTACTCGATGCTGACGAGGTCGGGCGCGTTGCCCGCCTTCACCGCGTTGGAGATCTTGGCGTAGCCGCCCGCGTTACCGGACGGGATCTCCTCGTAGACGACCTTGACGTCCTTGTGCGAGGCGTTGAACGCGTCGACGACTTCCTTCGATCCCTTCGCCCAGCCCCAGAAGGTGATGCTGACGGGCTTGCCGTCGCTTCCGGGTGCGGCTTCGTCCTCACCGCTGCCGCCGCAAGCCGTGAGAACGGCGAGGGCGGTGGCGGTGCCGACTATGACGTGGGACGTTCTTCTGCTCCAACTGCGGCTCACAGCGTGGCTCCTGAACAGGCGGCGACATGGGGCGTTGGCCGTGATCTTTGAACCAGTCGTGACCGAAGTCAAGAGCGAAAGATTGATTGAGCGAAAAAAGATCAGAACGGTTATGAAGCGACGTGATCGAAAGGGCTACGCCAGGGGGTCTCCGCAGGAGTCCCGGACGCGCAGCTGCGGGAGCAGCGTCAGATGGCGGCGGGGCAGCCCCTCGCCCGCGTCCCTGGCCTGCGTGAGGCGTTCCACCAGCAGGTCCGTGGCGTGCCGTCCCACCTCGCGCTTGGGCGGGGCCACGGCGGTCAGCGGGGTGTCCGCGAGCGCCGCGACCTCGTCGTCGTAGGCGATGAGGGCCAGGTCCTGCGGCACCCGCACGCCGAGCTCCGCCAGGCGCTGCACGACCTGGATGGCGTCCACGTCGTTGTGGATCAGGGCCGCGGTCGCCACCCCGGAGACGACCGCTTCGCGCAGGGCCTGGACGGCCTCCTCGAAGGCGTCGGGCGCATGGTCGGCGGGTACGGAGGCGATCACGCCCTGCGGGGCGCGCAGCCCCAGGGCGGCGAGCGCCTCCTCGTACCCGGACCGCACCGCGAGGGCCGTCGGCGAATCGGCGCGGGCCATCAGCAGCGGCGCCCCGTGACCCAGCCCCACCAGGTGGCGCAGGGCGAGCAGCACTCCGTGCCGGTGGTCCGAGCAGACCCGGTCCAGGCCGTCCAGCGGCGAGCCGGCGGCGGGCTGCCGTTCCAGGAGCACCGTGGGCACCGGCAGCGAGGTGATCCAGTCGCCGTACGCGGCAGGGTCGCCGGGCCGCCGCCAGCCGGGCGCGATCAGCACGCCCTCGGCGCCCGCGGCGAGCAGGCCCTGGGTGCGTGCGTGGTCCTCCTCCGGCCGGTAGTCCGAGATCCGCAGGATCAGCCGGGCCCCGGCGCGGGCCGCGGCCTCGTGCGCCCCGCGGATCACTTCGGCGAAGTAGTACGTCGCGGAGGGCGCGAGCATGCCGAGTACCAGTCCGCCGCCCGCGGCGTCGGAGGCCGCGGGGCCCTGGCCCTGCGGCCAGGAGACCGAACCGTGCACCCGGTCGAGCAGGCCCCGACCTGCCAGATCCTCGACGTCCCGGCGCACCGTGACGGGTGAAACCCCCAGCTGGGAGGCGAGGTCGGAGACGCGGGCCGAGCCCCGTTCCCGTACCAGCCCCAGCAGGCGGTCATGACGTTCAGCAGCACTTTCGCGCACGGCAGGAGTCCCCTCGACATGTGTGTCCCCGATCCTAGACCACAATGATCGAACGACGGGAGTTTCGATCATTCAAACGTTTTCCATTGACGTTCGATCAGTCCGAGTCCAGGATTCCGGGCGATGCCGACCCGATCCGATCCGACTCGGACTCTTCGTACGGAGGAATTGTGAGACATCGCGTCACCGCTGCCGCGCTCGCCGCCCTGACCGCCGCCGCCGGTCTGACCGCCGTGAGCCAGGGCGCCGCGCAGGCCGCACCCACGGGCCGCGCCTTCCATGTCGACTGCTCCGCCGCGCCGCAGGGAGCGGACGGAAGCCCCCGGCACCCCTGGACGACCCTCGCCGAGGCCAACGCCGTCACCTACGGGCCCGGCGACCGGCTGCTCTTCAAGCGCGGAGCCACCTGTACCGGCACCCTCACCCCCAAGGGCGCGGGATCGGCCGACGCCCCGTTCACCATCGCCGACTACGGCGACAGCCCGGAACGGGCCAGGCTCGACGGCGCGGGCGCACACGACGTCGTCCTCCTCGCGGACACCGAGCACGTCCGGCTCACCGCGCTGGAGATCACCAACGCCGCGAACCCCGGCAGCGAACGCAACGCCGTACGGCTGCGTCTGACCGACTACGGCACGGCCCGCGGGTTCGAGATCGACCACCTCTACATCCACGACGTGCGGGGCGGCGACTACAAGACGATCACCGGCTCCAGCGCCATCCACGTGGCGGTCCAGGGCACGGCCAGGGCCAGCAGCTACGACGGCGTCGACATCCACCACAACCTCATCGAGGACGTCGACCGGGAGGGCATCTACTTCAAGTCGACGTTCTCCAAGCGCGCACTGGTCGGCAACCAGCAGGACCCGAACGTCTACCCCGGCCCCTGGACCCCGTCCACCGGCGTCCGCATCCACCACAACACGCTCCGGTCGCTGGCCGGCGACGGCATGAAACTGGACACCACCGCGGGTGCCCGCGTGGACCACAACCGCGTCGACGGCTTCCAGCTGCGCTCGCCCTCC
The Streptomyces sp. NBC_00234 DNA segment above includes these coding regions:
- a CDS encoding carbohydrate ABC transporter permease; the encoded protein is MKRARTTRAAAVLLGPFFALFTVVMVVPIGYAVWLSLFTEKQSGLGFGGTETVFSGLDNYAAALGDRAFREGFVVLLGYCLFYIPLLLVGALALALLLDSTLARARRFFQLALFLPHAVPGIIAALIWVYLYTPQLSPVVSAMESGGIGFDFFSSEGALPSIVNIALWEWLGYNMVIFYAALQAVDRSVLEAATVDGAGAWRIAFSIKVPLIRASVAMVALFTIIGSLQLFTEPLILNKGTGSAVSSTWTPNMYAYTAAFERNDYGLAAAASILLALTAALLSFVVTRFTGRKGRKA
- a CDS encoding ABC transporter substrate-binding protein; amino-acid sequence: MSRSWSRRTSHVIVGTATALAVLTACGGSGEDEAAPGSDGKPVSITFWGWAKGSKEVVDAFNASHKDVKVVYEEIPSGNAGGYAKISNAVKAGNAPDLVSIEYPQLPEFVSQGSVQDISAYVTDDIKKKLLPQAVELTTLGGKNWAVPFDASPQAFYYRQDLFKKYGVEVPKTWDDFRKAAEKVKKADKKARIGTFFPDDPTTFQAMAWQAGAQWYKAEGDTWKVNTTDAATTRTADYWQGLLDDDLIRANASFSPEWTNSLKSGGTVGYLGAAWGAGVLKGTLPEQSGKWAVAPMPSWDGTPASGMLGGSTFAVSKNSKKAEAAVEFATWMSTTPEGIKARIASGTSSAFPAAAELRPVAKAAFDASYYGGEDIYQVFEGAATSIRPDWAWGPTTGTSNTIIKDQFGKVASGDTTLTEAVKAGHDATVAELKKRGLKVEDAG
- a CDS encoding substrate-binding domain-containing protein: MRESAAERHDRLLGLVRERGSARVSDLASQLGVSPVTVRRDVEDLAGRGLLDRVHGSVSWPQGQGPAASDAAGGGLVLGMLAPSATYYFAEVIRGAHEAAARAGARLILRISDYRPEEDHARTQGLLAAGAEGVLIAPGWRRPGDPAAYGDWITSLPVPTVLLERQPAAGSPLDGLDRVCSDHRHGVLLALRHLVGLGHGAPLLMARADSPTALAVRSGYEEALAALGLRAPQGVIASVPADHAPDAFEEAVQALREAVVSGVATAALIHNDVDAIQVVQRLAELGVRVPQDLALIAYDDEVAALADTPLTAVAPPKREVGRHATDLLVERLTQARDAGEGLPRRHLTLLPQLRVRDSCGDPLA
- a CDS encoding right-handed parallel beta-helix repeat-containing protein; the encoded protein is MRHRVTAAALAALTAAAGLTAVSQGAAQAAPTGRAFHVDCSAAPQGADGSPRHPWTTLAEANAVTYGPGDRLLFKRGATCTGTLTPKGAGSADAPFTIADYGDSPERARLDGAGAHDVVLLADTEHVRLTALEITNAANPGSERNAVRLRLTDYGTARGFEIDHLYIHDVRGGDYKTITGSSAIHVAVQGTARASSYDGVDIHHNLIEDVDREGIYFKSTFSKRALVGNQQDPNVYPGPWTPSTGVRIHHNTLRSLAGDGMKLDTTAGARVDHNRVDGFQLRSPSANAGIWTFNTDDTTIEYNEVSGGGNTHDGMSFDADGASNHTVFQYNYSHDNKGGFLLVCPYSGAKTVDTVVRYNVSRNDGARLFQNCWGPILNTRIYNNSFYNKEKIPAYLVQDDNSNPSATVHEQTIRNNVFVSGGTGGYGFTNPTPGLSFDHNAFYGITMTRPNPGGVTGDPLLRADWRLGAGSPALGAGAVVEDNGGKDYFGNPLPDTAPNLGAYEGPGLP